One window of Cohnella hashimotonis genomic DNA carries:
- a CDS encoding ABC transporter ATP-binding protein, which produces MAGGNSNPSNANASKTPSNIDQMGFRAGPGPRPGEVPKVRSKDTAGTLRRIWGYLKLQRSTLVWVIACTVLTTLFSLLGPYLIGKMFDDYIVKRQYDGMFRMGMILFGVYVLGALFTWIQQYMASSLSQNTVRDMRSDLFEQYQRLPVPFFDRKTHGELMSRAVNDIANVSNTLNQTVVQLIASVLMLVGSVVMMLSLSVWMTLITVLTVPLIVFITKKVTKYTRRYFTEQQKQLGEVNGFVQESISGLKVVKTFGNEARSIERFREINERLRAVGIKAQSLSGSMGPMMNTMRNLTFLIIAVFGGVFAYHDLITIGVIVSFLNYSNQFSQPINQLANQYNLFQSAVAGAERVFEVLDLEPETSHEVRREAAGGASRPIRGDVVFDRVDFSYKPEVPVLRQLSLHAEPGQTIALVGPTGAGKTTIINLLTRFYDIQSGRILIDGQEIRELDKEALRAQIGLVLQDAYVFSGTIRDNIRYGRLGATDQEVEAAARHVGADAFIRKLHDGYDTHLNAEGGNLSQGQRQLLTIARAVLANPAILILDEATSNVDTRTELHIQEAMKLLMQGRTSFVIAHRLSTIQEADAILVIQGGEIVERGTHEELLQQNGFYADMYNNQFAHTQVS; this is translated from the coding sequence ATGGCGGGCGGCAACTCCAATCCGTCTAACGCGAATGCGAGCAAGACGCCGTCGAACATCGATCAGATGGGCTTCCGCGCGGGACCGGGCCCGCGGCCCGGCGAGGTGCCGAAGGTACGGTCGAAGGATACCGCGGGCACGCTGCGGAGAATCTGGGGCTATCTGAAGCTTCAGCGGAGCACGCTCGTATGGGTGATCGCCTGCACCGTTTTGACGACGCTGTTCTCGCTGCTCGGTCCTTATCTGATCGGGAAGATGTTCGACGATTATATCGTGAAACGCCAATATGACGGGATGTTCCGCATGGGCATGATCCTGTTCGGCGTGTACGTGCTGGGCGCGTTATTCACCTGGATTCAGCAGTATATGGCGTCGAGTCTGTCGCAAAATACCGTGCGGGATATGCGCAGCGACCTGTTCGAGCAGTACCAGCGGCTGCCGGTGCCGTTCTTCGATCGCAAGACGCACGGTGAGCTGATGAGCCGGGCGGTCAACGATATCGCTAACGTGTCCAACACGCTGAACCAGACCGTCGTCCAGCTCATTGCCAGCGTGCTCATGCTCGTGGGCAGCGTCGTCATGATGCTCAGTCTGAGCGTCTGGATGACGCTCATCACGGTTCTTACGGTGCCGCTTATCGTTTTCATCACCAAGAAAGTCACGAAGTACACGCGCCGCTACTTCACGGAGCAGCAGAAGCAGCTCGGAGAAGTGAACGGCTTCGTACAGGAGAGCATCTCGGGCCTGAAGGTCGTGAAGACGTTCGGAAACGAAGCCCGCTCGATCGAGCGGTTCCGCGAGATCAACGAGCGGCTGCGTGCGGTCGGCATCAAGGCGCAGAGTCTGTCCGGCTCGATGGGACCGATGATGAATACGATGAGGAACCTGACGTTTCTCATCATCGCGGTATTCGGCGGCGTATTCGCTTATCACGACCTGATCACGATCGGCGTCATCGTCAGCTTCCTGAACTATTCGAACCAATTCAGCCAGCCGATCAACCAGCTCGCCAACCAGTACAATCTGTTCCAGTCGGCCGTCGCGGGCGCCGAGCGCGTCTTCGAGGTGCTGGATCTGGAGCCTGAAACCTCGCACGAGGTCCGGCGTGAGGCTGCCGGAGGGGCCAGCCGTCCGATTCGGGGCGACGTCGTGTTCGACCGGGTGGACTTCAGCTACAAACCGGAAGTGCCCGTGCTGAGGCAGCTGTCCCTTCACGCGGAGCCCGGGCAGACGATCGCGCTCGTCGGTCCTACGGGGGCGGGTAAGACGACGATCATCAATTTGCTGACGCGATTCTACGACATCCAGTCCGGCCGGATTCTGATCGACGGGCAGGAGATTCGGGAACTCGACAAAGAGGCGCTGAGAGCGCAGATCGGGCTCGTACTGCAGGATGCATACGTATTTTCCGGAACGATCCGGGACAATATCCGCTACGGCCGCCTGGGGGCTACCGATCAAGAGGTGGAGGCTGCGGCCCGGCACGTGGGTGCCGACGCCTTTATCCGCAAGCTGCATGACGGCTACGACACGCATCTGAATGCAGAAGGCGGCAATCTGAGCCAAGGGCAGCGTCAACTGCTGACTATCGCCCGCGCGGTGCTCGCGAATCCCGCGATTCTGATCCTCGACGAGGCGACGAGCAATGTGGATACGCGGACGGAGCTTCACATCCAAGAAGCAATGAAGCTGCTGATGCAGGGGAGAACGAGCTTCGTCATCGCCCACCGGCTCAGCACGATTCAGGAAGCGGACGCGATCCTGGTTATCCAGGGCGGCGAGATCGTCGAACGAGGCACGCACGAGGAGCTGTTACAGCAAAACGGGTTCTACGCCGACATGTACAACAATCAGTTCGCGCATACCCAAGTGAGTTGA
- a CDS encoding NAD(P)H-dependent flavin oxidoreductase yields the protein MKMETSFTRKLGIAYPIVQAPMAGGPATPQLAAAVSNAGGLGSLGAGYWSPAQIRDAIREVRRRTDRPFAVNLFVPEQTRVKATADEIAGMNAHLNAYRSKLGIAPDPAFSSFAPSFEDQVQVLLEEEVPVFSFTFGIPSPEAIQAMKQRGIVIVGTATTVAEGIRLEAAGVDAIVAQGSEAGGHRGTFLSEAANALIGTLALVPQLAEQVSVPVIASGGIMDGRGLAASLALGASAVQMGTAFLASPESGAHSAHKRLVLSSAEDATAITDVYSGKAARGIRTDFMRDMSGYQGAIPDYPIQNALTRDIRQAAAQANDPSLMSLWAGQGLRLATEQAAADIVKRTIAEAQAAIGKLSGLAGTGGV from the coding sequence ATGAAAATGGAGACCTCGTTCACGCGCAAACTCGGCATCGCCTATCCGATCGTGCAAGCGCCCATGGCGGGCGGACCCGCCACGCCCCAATTGGCAGCCGCGGTGTCTAATGCCGGCGGACTGGGCAGCCTGGGCGCGGGCTACTGGTCGCCTGCGCAGATCCGCGACGCGATCCGGGAGGTCAGGCGGCGGACGGATCGCCCCTTCGCCGTGAATCTGTTCGTTCCCGAGCAGACGAGGGTAAAGGCGACGGCGGATGAGATCGCCGGCATGAACGCGCATCTGAACGCTTATCGATCCAAACTGGGCATCGCGCCGGATCCCGCTTTTTCATCGTTTGCCCCGTCGTTCGAAGATCAGGTGCAGGTGCTGCTGGAGGAGGAAGTGCCGGTATTCAGCTTCACCTTCGGCATCCCATCGCCGGAAGCGATACAAGCGATGAAGCAGCGAGGGATCGTCATCGTCGGCACGGCGACGACGGTCGCGGAAGGCATTCGCCTGGAAGCGGCCGGGGTGGACGCGATCGTAGCCCAAGGCAGCGAAGCCGGCGGGCATCGCGGCACGTTCCTGAGCGAAGCCGCAAACGCGCTGATCGGCACCTTGGCGCTCGTGCCCCAGCTCGCGGAGCAGGTGTCGGTGCCCGTGATCGCATCGGGCGGCATCATGGACGGACGCGGACTCGCGGCGAGCCTCGCGCTCGGGGCGTCGGCCGTGCAAATGGGCACCGCGTTTCTCGCGAGCCCGGAGAGCGGCGCCCACTCGGCGCACAAGCGGCTGGTCCTGTCGTCCGCCGAAGACGCCACGGCGATTACGGACGTGTACTCGGGCAAAGCCGCGCGCGGCATTCGCACGGACTTCATGCGGGACATGAGCGGCTACCAAGGCGCCATTCCCGACTATCCGATTCAAAATGCGCTGACGAGAGACATTCGTCAAGCAGCCGCTCAAGCGAACGATCCTTCGCTCATGTCCCTCTGGGCCGGCCAGGGTCTGCGGCTGGCGACGGAACAAGCGGCAGCGGATATCGTCAAACGAACGATCGCGGAAGCGCAGGCCGCCATCGGAAAGTTAAGCGGACTCGCCGGAACGGGCGGGGTCTGA
- the helD gene encoding RNA polymerase recycling motor HelD: MINEQDWNQEQARLDEVTEKLRARIAELEPEADGLRNQAGDLRKRFWEEVTVNTATDEDFEETFYSIKQQEALLSERERSYRLRFQQWKGLNRLLPSPYFGRIDFSEDGLGFSEQVYIGVSSFVESDGLQFLVYDWRTPIASMYYDHSPGPAFYDTPGGLVSGTMELKRQYQIRDGRLLNVFDTSLTIGDELLQQVLGHGADAQMKTIVATIQKEQNAIIRDDKSRMLIVQGAAGSGKTSAALQRVAYLLYKHRERLKADQIVLFSPNPMFNSYVSTVLPELGEENMQQTTFQEYLEIGLGAGLRPEDPFDQIEYVLSDSSSRAYEARLKGIAYKASAAFLHALRGYAGWLGRSGMRFLGIRFRDRDLIPAERMEAQFYAYDAAINVANRIAMLQEWLLKELSVLEREEREALWVQDELDYLDKDDYAAAFRELHQDRGVFDFAERYEQVQERLQGRSRRDESDFDYAEREEALLRKQVVQEQFKPLRRSVKRLRFIDTTGLYAQLFGGREAYLAMSGETKVPALWDDICEQTREKLGKLELFYEDATPYLYLKELVEGVRTNTEIRHVFVDEGQDYSVFQYEFLKRLFPRARMTVLGDFGQAIFTQATELHGADSPLIRLYGESDTSLIRLVRSYRSTREIVAFARELLPDGREIVPFERSGPKPRLAKTASRQQSAARMAADVAALRDEGYASIAVIAKTAAESAEAYEALRAQGCPSLRLVTKETPTFEKGTLVLPAYLAKGVEFDAVLIYDASEATYGRESERKLFYTACTRAMHRLLLYAAGEWTPFVRALDTSLYDERS, encoded by the coding sequence ATGATCAACGAACAGGATTGGAACCAAGAGCAGGCGCGTCTGGACGAGGTAACGGAAAAGCTGCGGGCGAGGATCGCCGAGCTGGAGCCGGAAGCGGACGGCTTGCGGAACCAGGCGGGAGACCTTCGCAAGCGGTTCTGGGAAGAAGTGACGGTGAACACCGCCACCGACGAGGACTTCGAAGAGACCTTCTACAGCATCAAGCAGCAAGAGGCGCTGTTGTCGGAGCGGGAACGAAGCTATCGTCTGCGATTCCAGCAATGGAAAGGCTTGAACCGGCTTCTGCCTTCGCCATACTTCGGCCGCATCGATTTCAGCGAGGACGGTCTAGGCTTCAGCGAACAGGTGTACATCGGCGTATCGTCCTTCGTCGAATCGGACGGCCTGCAGTTTCTGGTGTACGACTGGCGCACGCCGATCGCGAGCATGTACTACGATCACTCCCCGGGACCTGCCTTTTACGATACGCCGGGCGGACTCGTGAGCGGGACGATGGAGCTGAAGCGGCAATATCAGATCCGCGACGGCCGACTGCTCAATGTGTTCGATACGAGCCTGACGATCGGCGACGAATTGCTGCAGCAGGTGCTCGGCCACGGCGCGGATGCGCAGATGAAGACCATCGTGGCGACCATTCAGAAGGAGCAGAACGCCATCATCCGCGACGACAAGAGCCGGATGCTTATCGTGCAGGGCGCGGCGGGCAGCGGCAAGACGTCCGCGGCGCTGCAGCGGGTCGCGTACTTGCTCTATAAGCACCGCGAACGACTCAAAGCGGACCAGATCGTCCTTTTTTCGCCCAATCCGATGTTCAACAGTTACGTATCCACCGTGCTCCCCGAGCTCGGCGAAGAGAACATGCAGCAGACAACGTTCCAGGAGTACCTGGAGATCGGTCTAGGCGCGGGGCTGCGTCCGGAGGACCCGTTCGATCAGATCGAATACGTGCTGTCGGATTCATCTTCGCGCGCGTACGAAGCCCGGCTTAAGGGGATTGCCTACAAGGCGTCCGCCGCGTTTCTTCATGCCCTTCGGGGTTATGCGGGATGGCTGGGGCGATCGGGCATGCGGTTTCTCGGCATCCGGTTCCGCGATCGCGATCTGATCCCCGCGGAACGCATGGAGGCGCAGTTCTACGCCTACGACGCAGCCATCAACGTGGCGAACCGAATCGCCATGCTTCAAGAGTGGCTGTTAAAGGAGCTCTCCGTGCTCGAGCGCGAGGAGCGGGAGGCGCTGTGGGTGCAGGATGAGCTCGATTATCTCGACAAGGACGATTATGCCGCCGCATTCCGCGAGCTGCATCAGGATCGGGGCGTGTTCGACTTCGCCGAGCGGTATGAGCAGGTCCAAGAGCGGTTGCAGGGGCGGAGCCGGCGGGACGAGAGCGACTTCGACTATGCCGAGAGAGAGGAAGCGCTGCTGCGCAAACAGGTCGTACAGGAGCAATTCAAACCGCTCCGGCGAAGCGTCAAGCGGCTGCGGTTTATCGACACGACCGGGCTGTATGCCCAGCTGTTCGGCGGCAGAGAGGCTTATCTTGCCATGTCGGGCGAGACGAAGGTTCCGGCGTTGTGGGACGACATCTGCGAGCAGACCCGGGAAAAGCTGGGCAAGCTCGAGCTTTTCTATGAGGATGCGACGCCGTACTTGTATTTGAAGGAGCTCGTCGAGGGCGTTCGGACGAATACGGAGATCCGGCATGTTTTCGTCGACGAGGGGCAGGACTACTCGGTGTTTCAATATGAATTTTTGAAACGATTGTTTCCGCGGGCCCGGATGACGGTGCTCGGCGACTTCGGGCAGGCGATCTTCACGCAGGCGACGGAGCTGCATGGCGCGGATTCGCCGCTGATCCGACTGTACGGAGAGTCGGATACCAGCCTCATCCGGCTGGTTCGCAGCTACCGGTCGACGCGCGAGATCGTGGCGTTTGCGCGGGAGCTGCTGCCGGACGGCCGGGAGATCGTGCCCTTCGAGCGAAGCGGGCCGAAGCCGCGGCTCGCGAAGACCGCGAGCCGCCAGCAGTCCGCGGCGCGGATGGCGGCGGACGTCGCAGCGCTGCGGGACGAGGGCTACGCCTCCATCGCCGTCATCGCGAAGACGGCGGCCGAGAGCGCCGAAGCCTACGAGGCGCTGCGCGCGCAGGGCTGCCCGTCGCTGCGGCTCGTCACGAAGGAGACGCCGACCTTCGAGAAGGGGACGCTGGTGCTGCCCGCGTACCTCGCGAAGGGCGTCGAGTTCGACGCCGTGCTCATCTACGATGCGTCCGAGGCGACTTACGGCCGGGAGAGCGAGCGCAAGCTCTTCTACACGGCCTGCACGCGCGCGATGCACCGGCTGCTGCTCTATGCGGCGGGAGAATGGACACCATTCGTTCGGGCATTGGATACCTCTCTGTACGACGAACGGTCGTAA
- a CDS encoding methyl-accepting chemotaxis protein, producing MNFTIRKKILTGFLGVILLIGIISAISYVQIQRVNDSYSDLIGRRSAILVQAKEIQSLASKENGSLRSALLQEKGAYGALAKAISSLDEAIQTAQKLSGREETKETLQELAALNAAFKKESDTVLAFLRTDSATAKQHFVDKALPITVKIGESADRIAQDQSRFMDEGNRANSRLVSSVILTVLALSVISLLLAVAIALLISRVISGPILALVGGAEKIASGDLTQPDIQVKNKDEIARLAASFNLMKSNLRQLVREVGMNTDQVASTSEQLSAGAEQTSKATEQISASIQEVAEGAAQQVSNVTAAAQAAEEISEGMEQAASSIQRVAALNADAKDKADAGNQVVGRAVAQMNLMSGSVSETAAVVYALSEKSKAIHQIAAMIADIAAQTNILSLNAAIEATRAGVHGRGFAVVASEVRRLAEQSTEAAGQVRELIQEVRDEADKAVQAMDAGTAVVRAGIELVNRSGESFSLIADAVEQAAVESHDVASIAEQVNASAQSMVKWMEDVAGIAEQSAANMQNVAASSEEQNAAMEEVSASAEALSKMAQELQQSIGRFKA from the coding sequence ATGAATTTTACGATCCGGAAAAAAATATTGACCGGTTTTTTGGGCGTCATCCTTCTTATTGGCATCATAAGCGCCATCTCGTACGTTCAGATCCAGCGCGTCAACGATTCTTATTCGGACCTCATCGGCCGCAGGTCCGCGATTCTGGTGCAGGCTAAAGAAATTCAAAGCTTGGCGTCCAAAGAAAACGGCAGTCTGCGCAGCGCGCTGCTTCAGGAGAAGGGCGCCTACGGGGCGCTTGCGAAGGCGATATCCAGCCTTGACGAGGCGATTCAAACGGCTCAAAAATTGTCCGGACGCGAAGAGACGAAGGAGACACTGCAGGAGCTGGCCGCGCTGAATGCCGCGTTCAAAAAAGAGTCGGACACGGTGCTCGCCTTTTTGCGGACCGATTCGGCGACGGCGAAGCAGCATTTCGTGGACAAGGCATTGCCCATCACCGTGAAGATCGGGGAGTCGGCGGACCGGATCGCCCAGGACCAGTCCCGATTCATGGATGAAGGCAATCGAGCGAATTCACGGCTGGTATCGTCCGTCATCCTGACCGTGCTCGCGCTTAGCGTCATTTCCTTGCTGCTGGCGGTCGCCATCGCGCTGCTTATCTCCCGCGTCATCTCCGGCCCGATTCTGGCGCTGGTGGGCGGAGCGGAGAAGATCGCTTCGGGCGATCTGACGCAGCCGGACATTCAAGTGAAAAATAAAGATGAAATCGCCCGGCTGGCGGCTTCCTTCAACCTGATGAAGTCCAATCTGCGGCAGCTCGTCCGCGAAGTAGGCATGAATACCGACCAGGTCGCGTCTACCTCCGAGCAGTTGTCGGCCGGTGCCGAACAGACGAGCAAAGCCACCGAGCAAATCTCGGCATCGATCCAGGAAGTGGCCGAGGGTGCAGCCCAGCAAGTATCCAATGTAACGGCGGCGGCCCAAGCGGCGGAAGAGATCTCGGAGGGAATGGAGCAAGCCGCGTCCTCTATCCAGCGCGTGGCGGCGCTCAACGCCGATGCCAAAGACAAAGCGGATGCCGGCAATCAGGTCGTGGGACGGGCGGTCGCGCAGATGAACCTCATGAGCGGCTCGGTCAGCGAGACGGCGGCCGTCGTATACGCCTTGAGCGAGAAGTCCAAAGCGATCCATCAGATCGCCGCGATGATCGCGGACATAGCCGCCCAGACGAACATCCTGTCCTTGAATGCCGCCATCGAGGCTACGCGGGCCGGCGTGCATGGACGCGGCTTTGCCGTCGTGGCCAGCGAGGTAAGGCGGCTGGCCGAGCAGTCCACCGAGGCCGCCGGTCAAGTCCGCGAGCTGATTCAAGAGGTACGGGACGAAGCCGACAAAGCGGTGCAGGCGATGGATGCGGGGACGGCCGTCGTCAGAGCGGGCATCGAGCTTGTGAACCGGTCGGGCGAATCCTTCTCGCTTATCGCAGACGCCGTCGAACAGGCGGCCGTCGAGTCGCATGACGTCGCTTCGATCGCAGAGCAAGTGAACGCAAGCGCGCAGAGCATGGTTAAATGGATGGAAGACGTAGCCGGCATTGCCGAGCAATCCGCCGCCAATATGCAAAACGTAGCCGCCTCGTCGGAAGAACAAAATGCGGCGATGGAGGAAGTGTCCGCTTCGGCCGAAGCCCTCAGCAAGATGGCGCAGGAGCTGCAGCAATCGATCGGTCGATTCAAAGCCTGA
- a CDS encoding RNA polymerase sigma factor — MYNSFELNESVRRALDRYSQSLIKIAFAYLKNMADAEEVAQDVFLAYLQKRPVFENNEHEKAWLIRTTINKSKNMLKAGWFRSRNPVPENLSYLPREENEVLQAVLALDKKYRIPIHLHYYEGYSIQEIADILQAKPATVGTWLARGRMLLKEKIGGAEDEAFSI; from the coding sequence GTGTACAATTCATTTGAGCTCAATGAATCTGTGCGACGGGCCTTGGATCGATATTCGCAAAGTCTGATCAAAATCGCCTTCGCCTACTTGAAAAATATGGCCGATGCGGAAGAGGTGGCGCAGGACGTGTTCCTCGCCTATCTGCAGAAGCGCCCGGTATTCGAAAATAACGAACACGAAAAAGCGTGGCTGATCCGCACGACGATCAATAAAAGCAAAAACATGCTCAAAGCGGGCTGGTTCAGAAGCCGCAATCCGGTTCCCGAAAACCTGAGCTACCTCCCGCGGGAAGAGAACGAGGTTCTGCAGGCCGTGCTCGCGCTGGACAAGAAATACCGGATTCCGATTCACCTGCACTACTACGAAGGCTACTCGATCCAGGAGATCGCGGACATTTTGCAGGCCAAGCCCGCCACGGTCGGGACCTGGCTCGCCAGAGGACGGATGCTGTTAAAAGAGAAGATCGGAGGCGCAGAGGATGAAGCGTTCAGTATATAA
- a CDS encoding DUF5666 domain-containing protein, with translation MKRSVYKSAMSQLKTSEDFNEATYQKLMREMEKTEPGGQVNQIQSKEMAKMEKAKKKTLTGWTVGVAACAVLAVGIFAINQNGPTKDSVASPTVSPSATAQPSQIVSEKPPIMGKVQVNIDGVITEVSADGKSFKVGDLWVEITDQTKLGSNEPTATAPSEELLQKEFKVGNIVSGFTSQDVASGRVTADVIYNNMAPAKEEAPIKGKAMVNIDGVISEVSADGKSFKVGDLWVTVTPDTAMGIDGPTAAEPSDELLQKEFKVGNIVSGFTSEDVSSGKVNATRIYNNMAPQQ, from the coding sequence ATGAAGCGTTCAGTATATAAATCCGCGATGTCTCAGTTGAAAACAAGCGAGGACTTTAACGAGGCCACGTATCAGAAGTTAATGCGAGAAATGGAAAAGACGGAGCCGGGCGGCCAGGTTAATCAAATACAATCCAAGGAGATGGCTAAAATGGAAAAGGCGAAGAAAAAGACGTTAACGGGTTGGACGGTTGGAGTAGCGGCGTGCGCGGTACTGGCGGTGGGCATTTTCGCAATCAATCAGAACGGTCCGACGAAGGATTCGGTCGCTTCCCCAACCGTTTCTCCGTCGGCGACGGCGCAGCCTTCCCAGATCGTGTCCGAGAAGCCGCCGATCATGGGCAAGGTACAGGTTAACATCGACGGCGTCATCACCGAGGTGAGTGCGGACGGCAAGAGCTTCAAGGTCGGCGATCTGTGGGTAGAAATCACGGATCAGACGAAGCTGGGCAGTAATGAACCGACGGCCACCGCGCCTTCCGAAGAGCTGCTGCAGAAGGAATTCAAGGTCGGCAACATCGTGTCCGGCTTTACTTCCCAGGATGTGGCTTCGGGCCGCGTGACGGCGGACGTCATCTACAACAACATGGCACCGGCAAAGGAGGAGGCTCCCATCAAAGGAAAAGCGATGGTCAACATCGACGGCGTCATTTCTGAAGTAAGCGCGGACGGCAAGAGCTTCAAGGTGGGCGATCTCTGGGTGACCGTCACGCCGGACACCGCCATGGGCATCGACGGCCCGACGGCAGCAGAGCCGTCCGATGAGCTGCTGCAGAAGGAATTCAAGGTCGGCAACATCGTGTCGGGCTTCACGAGCGAAGACGTCAGCTCCGGCAAGGTCAACGCGACGCGCATCTACAACAACATGGCGCCGCAGCAATAA
- a CDS encoding MarR family winged helix-turn-helix transcriptional regulator, whose product MDLSDDAIGYLLSRAYFLHKKKATHLLEGFGITPEQYGILHQLNKQEGITQKALAELHGKDQTSIGKTLERLENKKLVIRKTDQVDRRAILLYLSSEGKALYGKTLPVMQGLNGDLVNLITPEGNDQLTALLRKLNQALNS is encoded by the coding sequence ATGGATCTTAGCGACGACGCCATCGGCTACTTATTGTCGAGAGCCTATTTTCTGCATAAGAAGAAAGCGACGCATTTGCTTGAAGGGTTCGGCATCACCCCGGAGCAATACGGCATTCTCCATCAGCTGAACAAGCAGGAGGGGATCACGCAGAAAGCGCTCGCCGAGCTTCACGGCAAGGACCAGACGAGCATCGGCAAGACGCTCGAGCGGCTGGAGAACAAAAAGCTCGTCATCCGAAAAACCGATCAGGTGGACCGCAGAGCGATTCTGCTGTACCTGTCGTCCGAGGGCAAAGCGCTTTACGGGAAAACGTTGCCTGTTATGCAGGGCTTGAACGGCGATTTGGTGAACCTCATCACGCCGGAGGGGAACGATCAGCTTACCGCGCTGCTTCGAAAGCTCAATCAGGCTTTGAACAGCTGA
- a CDS encoding YhgE/Pip domain-containing protein — MNAVIAAFRGFFKLLPTKVGLTFAFVLPLLFSVVWMTGYNGATERLGQLKVGIVNEGGEAGAAIEQEIRNRMPYDYASYSSLQEAQKKLNNGKADMIVSIPANFSADAQAGQGKLTFYLNKTSAETANGILSASAAQISSSLSQSQHGDSSQAHMASNIVTLNDRSNFATNMLPMILGFITYIAVMTMNIQLNIASMMLGRWHGKWQIFWARQLIYAGVAVFASLLTTGIARLFIDPAASFGAMWGFHMLVYAASICLTQMTFALFGGLAALVNTGLIPFQLMTAGNIVPAAMLAPAYRHVGDFLPASNGVQGFFRLVYGGGSISSFALHLALIAVIAWGIAIARLAWSKPKAQPVAQPAPSH; from the coding sequence ATGAACGCCGTTATCGCCGCATTCAGAGGTTTCTTTAAATTATTGCCGACCAAGGTCGGGCTTACTTTTGCTTTTGTCCTGCCGTTGCTGTTCTCCGTCGTGTGGATGACGGGTTATAACGGCGCGACGGAGCGTCTAGGGCAGCTTAAAGTGGGGATCGTCAATGAGGGGGGCGAGGCCGGGGCGGCGATCGAGCAGGAAATCAGGAATAGAATGCCCTACGATTATGCGAGCTACAGCTCGCTGCAAGAGGCGCAGAAGAAGCTGAACAATGGAAAGGCGGATATGATCGTGTCGATACCCGCGAACTTCTCCGCGGATGCGCAGGCCGGGCAGGGCAAGCTGACGTTCTATCTGAACAAGACCAGTGCGGAGACCGCGAATGGGATCCTGTCCGCATCGGCGGCGCAAATCTCGTCGAGTCTGAGCCAGAGCCAGCATGGCGATTCGTCTCAAGCGCATATGGCGTCCAACATCGTCACCTTGAACGATCGATCCAATTTTGCAACGAATATGCTGCCTATGATCCTGGGATTCATTACGTATATCGCCGTGATGACGATGAATATCCAACTGAATATTGCCTCTATGATGCTGGGGCGCTGGCATGGGAAATGGCAGATTTTCTGGGCCAGGCAGCTCATCTATGCGGGGGTGGCTGTGTTCGCGTCTCTGCTGACCACAGGCATAGCCAGGTTGTTTATAGATCCTGCCGCTTCTTTCGGGGCGATGTGGGGTTTCCATATGCTGGTCTATGCGGCATCCATCTGCCTCACGCAAATGACCTTCGCGCTGTTCGGCGGTCTGGCGGCCTTGGTGAACACCGGGCTGATCCCCTTCCAGCTCATGACCGCGGGGAATATCGTTCCCGCAGCCATGCTGGCGCCCGCGTACCGCCATGTCGGCGACTTTTTGCCGGCGTCCAACGGCGTCCAAGGCTTCTTCCGATTGGTCTACGGCGGCGGCTCGATCTCCTCGTTTGCGCTTCATCTGGCGCTCATCGCCGTCATTGCCTGGGGCATCGCCATTGCCCGCCTTGCCTGGAGCAAACCGAAGGCCCAGCCGGTTGCGCAGCCTGCGCCTTCGCACTAG
- a CDS encoding exosporium protein C, whose translation MSVVSYNATSVTPITDGVQIPVPQTPQGVGLATVIAAVPSIPNTVQLMASVGIRGDAGVGSVLFRLFRDGHEIYYSRQGIESGYEQFAVVTLQAFDNATPGHHAYTLSIEKLTAGLTATVIGPINLSAAVYTV comes from the coding sequence ATGTCAGTCGTCAGCTACAACGCAACGTCGGTCACTCCCATCACGGATGGCGTGCAAATTCCCGTACCTCAGACGCCTCAGGGGGTCGGCCTTGCTACCGTGATCGCTGCCGTCCCTTCCATCCCGAATACCGTCCAGCTCATGGCTTCGGTCGGCATCCGGGGCGACGCAGGCGTCGGGAGCGTATTGTTCCGTCTCTTCCGCGACGGGCATGAGATCTACTACTCGCGCCAAGGCATCGAATCCGGCTACGAGCAGTTCGCTGTCGTCACGCTCCAAGCCTTCGACAATGCGACGCCCGGACACCACGCTTACACGCTGTCCATCGAGAAGTTGACCGCCGGCTTAACAGCCACGGTCATCGGACCGATCAACCTCAGCGCCGCCGTTTATACCGTTTAA